The Peptacetobacter hiranonis DNA window AATTTTATCTCTTAGGAATCATTATTTTAACTTTAAACAAATTATCGTCGCAGAATATCATCATATTCCCATCATAATTTTTTACAGATTTTTCGACGCTTTTTATTCCTATTCCATGCTCAGATTTATTAAGCTTATCAGTTATAAATCTATCTCCAATCTTTTTAACCTCATTTTCTTTGCTATTTTCACAGATTATTACAAACATATCATCTGCCCACATAGAAGTTAGTTTTATATATTTTTTATTGCTTGTCATTTTATCACAGGCTTCTATAGCATTATCCAATATATTTGCTAATATACTAGACATATCCATATTTTTAATAAATCCTGTGTTTTTAGAGTCAACATCAATATCGAACTCTATCCCTTTATTTTTGCAAATATTCATTTTTTCGTCTACAATTATATCAAAAAGAGAGTTTCCGCTTACTCTAGTTTTACGAGCTTCTTTTAGCTCATTTTGTAAGCTTACTATATAATCTGACGTATCTTCTGAGCTTTTATTCATCATCTGTATATTGTATAGATGATTATTCATATCATGGTATAATCTTCTTATTTGATTTTGAGATTCTTCAACTTTTTCATAATAATCATTTTTAGTTTCTAGTCTATTGTATGCCTGTTTTTCTTTTATTCTTTCCTCGTTTTCTTTTTTCATCTCAATAACTATATAAATAGTTACTGTAATGGCTATTATTGCTAATTGTGGTACTACTTCCATAATAATTAAATATTGTTCAATTTGAAATGGACCGTGCATTTCTGCAAATCTTACTAATATTTTTAGCATTATAAATACACTATTTACAAGAATAATGTATGATGCGTATACATATATTTTATTTTTTAAAATTTTATTTATAATCTTAATAAAAATAATAATTAATATACATACTAAAAATAAGTTTGCTAATACCTCTATATTAAATATATTCCAATCGTGTATATTTAAATTATGAACTATATTATCTGATAAACTTTTACCAGTTTGAATTGCAAATAATATTCTTGGTATAATAATATCTGCAAATATACTTGTATATTGTCCAGATAGAATATATAAAAATATAAATTTATTCCATTCAACTTTATATATTTTATTGTATATCAAGGTCATACTAACTATTATAACTATGTTTACTGTAATCCAGATTAAGTTTATTATTGAAAAATCAAAATTTTTGATAATAGAAAATAGACTAAAGTAATTCTCTATATAATTTGTTTTTTCGTTATATATGATAGATAAATTCATTACATCAATGTATTTTGATATGATAAATATAATCACTACTATAACTGATTGAATAGCTATGTTCTTCCATTTATCTATATCACAGTTTTTCCTATATCCAACTACAAAATTAACTATACTGATAGATAAAACTATACTCACCAATCTTATAATTTCCGCTAATAATATATCACTCATTATACATCCTCACCTACTGACCAGAAGTATCTATTCATCACTTCTTTATACTTGCTTCTACTTATTGGAACAATAGATCCATCCTTCATAATAATATCCTTGTTTCCTATTTCTTTTATGTATATTATATTTACAACATAGCTTCTATGGCATTGTACAAATAGCTGCTTTTCAAGATTATCCATTATTTCTTTTAAAGTTCCTCTATATTCAAAATTGCCCTCTTTTGAGTATATTTTTACCATTCTATTGAGTACCTCTATATACACAATATCTCTACTATATATTTTTCTAAATCCTGTTTCTGTTTTTATCTTTAAGAAACACCCCCTCTTTCTCGCTATTTCTATTACACATTCTTTTAGATTCTTTTCTATAACCTCATGTTGTACAGGCTTTTTAATAAATCTAAACGCCCTCACTTCAAAAGCTTCACTTATCTTATTTTCGATAGACGTTACAAAAAGTATCTCTGTCGTTCTATCATACTCTCTAAGCTTACGAGCTGTTTCCATACCATCTAACCCATCCATCTGTATATCTAAAAACAGTATATCTATCTCATTATCAGATGATATATATTTTATAACATCCTCACCCTTACAAAACTCTCTTATCTCATACTCTGTACTATCTTCCTTCATACTTTCTATCACAGACTCTCTTATCGCATCTCTAATATCTAACTCATCATCACAAATTCCAATTGTTACCATTTCATTACCTCACACATAACCTTTAATACTTATTTAATTACATTACTATTGTAACATAAAACTATTTTTGTAAAAGATTATTTAAAAAGGGACTACCGCAAATCATTGCAATAGTCCCTCAATTCTTTATTCGATTTTATAAATCCTGTTTTAAAACTTCTTTAACAACTTCGTAGCTTACATCCATTATTTCAGCACAAGTAACTTTGTTTGCTTTTAATTCTTTACACATATGTGTTCCGTATCTACCATTTATTTCTTTCATAAATGCCTGAACGTATCTCTTTGCTATCATTTTATCCCCAGTAGAGTCATCTCTACCTTTTACTTCACCGATTATTATAGCGGCTGCATTTACAGCACCACATATACTTCCAACACCACATCCACCGCCAAGAGCAGTACATAATCTTACTGGTATAGATGCATTAAATTCTTCGTTATATGCTATTATAAGTGATTCAGCACAGTTGTATCCCTGTTTATATATTTCTGATGGTTTCATATTATCTTTCCTCTCCCCTAATTTAATTTTTCCAAAGTTTATTATATTATAAGGAAAGGCAAGTATCAAGTAGATTTTATTTACTCTGCTTGATTTCAGTAAATGCTTTTGAAAGCATAAGTTTTATTCTGTTTAGCTGATTTACAGCACTTGCAGATGGATCGTAGTCTATTGGAATTATATTTGCCTTAGGTAATTGTCTTTTCATTTCTTTTATAACTCCCTTTCCTATTATATGGTTAGGTAAGCATCCAAAAGGCTGCATACAGATTATATTGTCTACTCCATTTTCTATAAGCTCTAGCATTTCTGCAGGTAGTAACCAACCTTCACCAGTCTGATTTCCAGATGATACTACTCTTTCTACATCTTTAGCCATTTCACCAATCGGTTTTATTCCAGTAAATCTTTTACTACTTGTAAGTGCATCATTGTAAACTCTCTGATATCTTTCTACAATTTTTATGAATAATTTCCCAATAAATTCAGTAGATTTTTTACCTTCTAAGTTTTTATGTTTATATATAGTGTTCTGGGCACAAGCCATGAAGAAGTTCATAAGTTCTGGTACTACTGCCTCTGCTCCTTCTCTTTCAAGTATTCCTATTAAGTCGTTGTTAGCTATAGGGTGGAATTTAACCAGTATTTCACCAACTAATCCAACTCTAGGCTTTTTGACATCTACTGTTTCTAAGTTATCAAATTCATCTACTATATCGTATATATTCTGTTTAAATTCTTTAAACTTAGGTTTTTTAAGAGCTTCTATACATTTATTTTTCCATTTTTCATGAAGTGCATTTGTGCTTCCTTTTACCTTTTCATAAGGTCTAACTCTTGTCACAACTTTCATAAGTAAGTCACCATAGACAACCCCCATTAGAAGTCTTAGTCCCATAGCTATACTCATACTTTCTTTGATACCACTCCGTTCTATACCATTTACACTAAGTGCAATAACTGGTATATTTCCAAATCCTGCATCGTGAAGTCCTTTTCTTAAAAATCCTATGTAGTTTGTCGCTCTACATCCACCACCTGTCTGAGTAATTGCTACAGATGTGTTTTCTAAATCGTATTTTCCAGATTTTAATGCGTGTATAAGTTGACCTACAACTATTATCGCAGGGAAACAAGCATCGTTGTTTACATATTTAAGACCTTCTTCTATGATATCCTGACTGTAATCTTTTAGTATTTCTACTTTTATACCACTCTGATTCATAGCAGCTTCAATAAAATCAAACTGCATTGGAGCCATTTGAGGAGCTAGTATTGTTCTTTCTTTAGTTATTTTATTATTTTTAGCGTATTGTATTTTCTTTGGTTCTATTTCACTAGATTTTATTCCATTTGCTTCTCTTTCTTCCATCGCAGCTTTTAGAGATCTTATTCTTATTTTTGCTGCACCTAGGTTATTACCTTCGTCAATTTTTAGAAGTGTGTATATTTTATCTTTTTCATCTAGTATTTCTTTTACCTGGTCTGTTGTTACAGCGTCAAGTCCACATCCAAATGAGTTTAACTGCACAAGTTCAAGGTTATCATGCTCTCTTACAAATGTAGCTGCTTTGTAAAGTCTTGAATGGTAAACCCACTGGTCTACTACTCTCAAAGGTCTTTCAACTTTAGCTAGGTGAGATATTGAATCCTCTGTTAAAACAGCCATATTTAGAGAGTTTATAAGTTCTGGCATACCATGATTTATTTCAGGGTCTATGTGGTATGGTCTACCTGATAGTACTATTCCCTTTTTGCCAGTTCTATCAAGGTATTCTAACGCCTTTTCACCCTGTTCTCTCATTTCATCTTTGAATGATTTTTCTTCTGCTGTAGCTTTATCTACAGCTTCATTTATTTCTTTAGCTGTTATATCGCTGTAGTATTTAGATAATACTTCATACATTCTCTTTTTAAGTTTTTCTTTGTCGTTAATACTTATAAATGGTTTTATGTATGTTATGTTGTTTTCTCTTATACTATCGACGTTGTTTTTTATTACTTCTGAGTAAGATACTACAACTGGGCAGTTGTAGTAGTTATCTGCTGTGTTATCTTCTTTGTTTTCGTTTGTTACACATGGGTAGAATATTGTTTTTATCCCTTTGTCTATTAAAGACTCTATGTGTCCATGTACTAGTTTTGCCGGATAGCAAACTGTGTCAGATGCTATACTAGTTATCCCTCTTTCGTATAGCTTTTTAGATGATCTAGGTGATAGTACAACTCTAAATCCTAATTCATTAAAGAACGTAAACCAGAATGGGTAATCTTCGTACATATTAAGTACTCTAGGTATACCTATTTCTCCACGTTTTGCTTCATTTTCTGATAAAGGTTTGTAGTTGAATATTCTATCGTATTTATATTTATATAGGTTTATACTTTCTTTTTCTTCGTCATTTTGTACCCCACTGTAAAGAGCTTCTCCTCTTTCACATCTATTTCCTGATACAAATGCTTCATCTTCAGAGAATTTATTTATTGTAAGCAGACAGTGATTTGAGCATCCTTTACATCTAGTTACTTCAGCCTGAACGTGAAGTAAGTCTAATTCATCTGCTTTAAGCATTTTTGTAGGTTTTTCTGGGTTGTATTTTTCTTTTGCAACTAACGCTGCACCAAAAGCTCCCATTAGCCCTGCAATGTTTGGTCTTATTACTTCCTTGCCAATCATCTTTTCAAATGCTCTAAGCACTAAATCATTGTAGAATGTTCCTCCCTGTACTACTATGTGCTCTCCTATTTCATTTAGGTCTTTCATTTTTATAACTTTAAATAGCGCATTTTTTATTACTGAATAAGAAAGTCCTGCAGATATGTCAGCTACCTCAGCACCTTCTTTTTGAGCCTGTTTTACTCTAGAGTTCATAAATACTGTACATCTTGAACCTAAATCTACTGGATTTTTAGAATATATTCCCTCTTTCGCAAATTCTTTTATATCCATTGATAGTGATTTGGCGAATGTTTCTAGGAATGATCCGCATCCAGAAGAACAAGCTTCATTTAATATTATACTTTCTATTACTCCATTTTTTATTTTTAGACATTTCATATCCTGACCGCCGATATCAAGTATGAAGTCTACATCTTTTTTAAAGAATTTAGCTGCCTTGTAATGTGCTATAGTTTCTATTTCACCAAAATCTAGTTTTAATGCTCTTTTTATAAGCGCCTCTCCATATCCTGTTGAAGTAGATGCCACTATTTTGCAGTTCTCTGGTAATAAACTGTATATTTCTTTAACTATTTTTACAGTTGTTTTTAAAGGGTTTCCTTCATTACTAGAGTAGTATGAATATAATAATTCACCATTTTCTCCTATAAGGGTAGCCTTTGTAGTTGTAGAACCTGCATCTATCCCAAGGAAGCAGTTTCCACTGTATTTATTTATATCGTATTTTTCTACGTTGTTTACATTGTGTTTTTCTAAAAATTCCCTATAATCGTCCTCATCTTTAAATAAAGGCTCTAATAAATTTACATTCCCATCGTCTATTGTTTTTATTGAATTTAATTTGTCTAATATTGATTTTAAAGATACTTCTTTCTCTTCCTCTGCTAATAGTGCAGCTCCTATAGCTATATATAGCTGAGCATTTTCTGGGAATATTATATGCTCGTCATCTAAGTTTAATACATTTTTAAATGCCTGTCTTAGTTCTGATAGGAAATATAATGGTCCCCCTAAAAAAGCTACATTCCCTTCTATTTTTCTACCACATGATAGTACACTTACTGTCTGAACAACTACAGCATTAAATATACTCATCGCTATGTTTGTTTTTTTAGCACCATCATTTATAAGTGGCTGTATATCTGTCTTTGCAAATACACCACATCTCGATGCGATAGGATATATAGTATCGTAATCCTTAGCAAGCTCATTTAATCCTGCTGCATCTGTTTTTAAAAGAGTTGCCATCTGATCTATAAACGCTCCTGTACCTCCTGCACAGATACCATTCATCCTCTGATCTATTCCCCCTGTTATATAGGTAACTTTGGCATCTTCTCCACCAAGTTCCACTACAACATCTGTTTCTGGATGGTAGTACTCTATGGATTTTGTACTAGATATTACCTCCTGTACAAATTTTATCCCTAATTTTTTAGATACTCCGATTCCACCCGAACCAGTTATTATAATTTTTATGGCTGCATCTCCTATTATTTTATAAACGTCGTTTAAAACTTCTACTATGGATTTTTTGACATCGGAATAATGTCTCTGATATTTTTTGAATAGTATATTGTTTTCCCCGTCAAGGAGAACAATTTTAACTGTTGTCGAGCCGACATCAACACCAACCTTATATTCCTTATCCATTGCTCCTCCTCCTTGTTTAAAATTACTCATCAACATACTCTAAAATATTGAAAACTAAACTTTTACTATGCTTTACATTGTAACACATTAGCAAATTTTTATCACGTTAAATTAATTACAAATACCAACAATTTTTCTTGTTTTTTAATCTATCAATTTTATACTATTTTATAAAAATAGCCTCCGTAGATGGAGGCATTTTTGTTAAAAAAATAAGATAGAACCTTAGTAATCTAAGGCTCTATCTATTTAAAGTATAAACTTTTATTTACTTATTAATCTTGTACTATCCTACTAGCATGAAGATTAGATGTGCAGATATACCTGCGCAAAGACCACCGACTGTATGTGATAATATCGCTTTACTTGCTAATGGTCTAGCATCTAATGCATCCATCATACCTATATGAGTACTTAAGTATCCTGACCAGCACATACCCATTGCTGTGAATACTGCTATATCGTTAGGTGTTACAACACCAGTTTTTATAAATTCTGGAACTAGTGACATTGCTGCACCAACTGCTCCTAATGAAGTTATAGGGAATGCTATAGCTTCTGCTGATTTAAATCCAAATAGAGGTTCTATTATGAATTTAATTTTTTCACCTATTAATGGTAGTAACCGTATACCTTCGTATGCTGCACCTGTGTAAGTACCATCTGCTGATGGTCCGAATGTTAACATCATAACACCTGTACAAACTATTAAAACACCTGGTATTATTGCCATACCCATATCAACACCAAGTTTACCACCTTCAAGCATTGCGTCTAATACTCTCTGGAATAAGTTACCTTCTCTTATTTCTCTGAATTCACCTTCACCGTCAGATAAAACATCTCCTACCTGATCGTTAGCGTGTTCACCATAATATTTTTTAGTCTGTATTAACATAAGTCTAACAGATATTATAGAACCTATTATAGCACCTAAGTTACCTATTAATGCTGGTAACATGAATTCATCACCCTGTGCCATCATGAATGTAGTAACTATAAGACCCATACCAAATGCTGTACCTAAGTTACAAAGAGCTGGTGTCTGATATTTTTTGAAGTACTGAGTGAATGATTTATCTTTTGCGAAAGATATTATAGCTGGGTTATCTGATAGATAAGTAGCTACTGCTCCAGTTATACTTGCTCCAGGTAAACCATAAACTGGTTTCATTATTGGTGCGAATATCTTGTTTATTAATGATATAACACCGAATTCTGATAATAGTGCACTTAGAGCTCCTGCTAAAACTGCTAGTGCCATTATTAAGAATACTGTCTGTAGTAATAAGTCATGAGCTGTTGCCATCATTGTTTTGAACATTAGCCCAACTCCCATTACTCTACCTATTCCACCAAATACTATTAGTAGAACTGCTAAGAATACAAATGTTTCAGTGCTGACTGCTTTTACTCTTTTTTTGCCTTCTGCTGCTTCCATTTTGTCTCTTCCTTTCTGATAATCCATATAAATTTTTATTTATTTCTTAAATATATTATACTTTCATTTTTTATATTTTGCAACTTAATTTGTTTAACTTTTATCATTGTAAAATTCTGTCTTTTTTGATAAATGCAAGTTTTTATTCTACAACTTACAACTTTATGCAGTTTTCATATATGCATAAAAACCTTGAATTTCCTACAACAAGCGACTTGTATAGTTGTTTCAAGTTGTTTCTTTTTGCAACTTTTTTTAAGATTTTGATGTCTTCTCATTCATTTTTTGCGTTTAATCTATAATAAAATTGTATTAATCTTTTTAAATTTTTTTGTCTTTGAAAAGGCTTTTATAGTATATTTTTTTGTATTTAGCTTATTTTTTTATTTCTGAATAGTTATTTTATATTCTTTTAATATTTTAATTTTGTATATGCATCTATTTTTACAAGCAGTAAATTATATGTTTTTATTATAAGTTCTTTACCTTTAGTAACAACTTCAGTAACAACCTGCTACTAATTAAATGTTTTCTATAATTAAATAAGTTGTATATATTTTCAATCTAAAAAAATATTTTTAGCATAAAACTTTCATTTATTTTCAAAATAAAAAGAGATAACAGAATTTTTTACATTCCATTATCTCTTTTCAAACCCCTATTAAACACAATCTATAAATACTGTGATATTTTTTATACAATTATACTCTATATACACTTTATAATATAAAACTAGTTATTTTCTTATAATGATTTAGCTACATATTTTACTAAATCTACTGTTCTTGCTGAATATCCCCATTCATTATCATACCAAGAAAGTATTTTAAACATTTTATCTCCCATTGATAATGTAGATAATCCATCTACTATAGAAGATCTTTCATCACCTTTGTAGTCTACAGATACTAATGGTTCTTCACTGTATCCTAATATACCTTTCATAGAGCCTTCAGAAGCTTCTTTGAATGCTGCATTGATTTCTTCTACTGTTGCTGGTTTTTTAAGCTCACAAACTAAATCTACAAGTGATACTGTAGGAGTAGGTACTCTAAGCGCAAATCCATTTAATTTACCTTCTAACTGTGGTAAAACTTTAGATACAGCTTTAGCAGCTCCTGTTGTAGTAGGTATTATAGATTCTCCAGCTGCTCTTGCTCTTCTTAAATCTTTATGAGTTTTATCTAATATTCTCTGGTCATTTGTATAAGCATGTACAGTTGTCATTAATCCTTTTTCTATACCAAATTTGTCATCAAGAACTTTAGCAAATGGTGCTAAGCAGTTAGTAGTACATGATGCATTAGATATTATATGATGATTTGCTGGGTCGTAATCTTCTTCATTAACACCCATAACTATTGTAACATCTTCATTTTTACCTGGTGCAGTTATTATTACTTTTTTAGCTCCAGCTTTTATATGTTTAGATGCTTTTTCTCTATCTTTAAATATACCAGTTGATTCTACTACTATATCAACGCCTAATTCTCCCCAAGGTATATCTTCTGGATCATTGCATCTAAATATTTTAATTTCTTTACCATTTACTTGCATAACGTTTTCCCCAACTGCAGAAGCTTCCCCATTAAACTTACCATAGCATGAATCGTATTTAAATAAATGAACTAATGTTTCAGTGTTTGCTCTAGCATTTAATGCTACTATTTCTATATCGTCTCCAAATTCAGTCTGAGCTAATCTTAAAACTGCTCTCCCTATTCTTCCGAATCCATTTAAACCTACTTTAATTGACATTTATACGTCCTCCCTATATACAATAAAAGTTTTAAATTTAATATGTTGATTTATTATGTCTTATTACATTAATCAGTATACACTATTTATACTATTTATTCAATATTTTTTAATGTTAATTTATTATTTATGTCCTATCTTTTTAATTATTGTATATTAATACACATTTTTAATTTATAAAAGGTATTAATAAATACAATTTCCGACAAAAATACCACACTTTTTATAGAAATTCATCGTAAATTTTTAATATATTTAAATTTACAACAAAAAAAGAGGTTTTATTTTATAATAAAACCTCTTCAGTATTATAATTTATATATATTTAAGCTATTAAACTATATCTATTTAATTTATTTTAGCAACTTAATCATCTGTACTTTAAACAGCATGCACTCCCGCTGGTACGTTTGTTTTTTCAACTTCAACACTTCTATTTCTACCTAATCCGTATATAAAGTCGATAGTTTTACCACTTATTAAAACAGCTACTATAGAGTACACTAGCTGAACTGCTGGTATATAACTTACTGAAAGTAAAAGTACTATACCATCTGTTATTAAGTATACTGTACTTAATTTTAATGATGTTACTTTTGAAATTATCATTGCTAAGGCATCATCGCCTCCTGAAGCACAACCTACTCTCATCATAATTCCACAGCCTATACCAACTGATAAACCACCTAAAACCGCAGATGTAAACATTCCCATCTGAGGAACTAATGGTCCTACAGTTTCAAATATATCGTATAAAACTGAAAATCCCACTGATGCTCCTACTGAGTATATAAAGAATTTTTTACCAAACATTTTAAATCCCATTATTAGTAAAGCTATATCAAGTATTGCTCCTGCAACAGAAACATCAAAGCCAAATATGTTTTTTAATAGTAAAATTATTCCTAATACTCCTCCTTCTGTAATACTGTTTAAATAGTAGAAGTTGTAAACTCCAAATGCTAATATTGTCGATCCTATTAGTATTAAAGATATGTCCTTTAAAGATCGCCTGTCGTACATAATATCCCTTCCTTTTCTTTTTGTTACCACAATTATAAACAATAAAAAAAGTAAAGTAAAGCTTAATTTTTCGAATTAAATTTTAAGAGCTGCTTGTTAAATTTCAAGCAGCTCTTTTTCGAATTTTTTATTTATTTTTTTGATGTTGCATTCAAAATATAGTGATTTCAATATTTATAACGTTTTCATTTTTCTCTTTTGTTTTTATTAATTATGTATTTTCTTAGTATTAATAAACACTAAGTTTTTATTAATTTTTTTCTAGTTTAGAAATACTAATCATTCGCTATTTTTTAGCTTTTGTTTAGTTATACTGACTTTTATCTTTATATTAACTTAAGTCATTTTTATAAAATATATAGTTAAATCAGCTCAACATATTGAAATCACTTATTCAGACTGTATTTCTAATCTTCTTTTCCGTCTTCTGTACAGTCTTGCATTTATTTCGTATCCTATAACAATCACCCAACTACTGAAATAAAGCCATGTTAGCAGTACTATTATCTCCCGGAAGCTTCCATATATTGCACTATAGTTAGAAAAGTTATTAGTATAGTATGAATATAAATAAGACATTAAAAACCAACCAAATGTTGCAAATATAGCTCCTGGTGCTACTCTTTTAGCAGATAGATTTATATTAGGTGTGTATTTATATAATAAAGTAAACACAATTATAGTTGCAACGGTACCAACAGCATATCTGGTTATGTTCCAAAGATTGAAGAATACCTTGTCAAACCCCAAGTAACTAAATATAACAACACCTATTTTCTCACCATATACCAACAAAATCATAGATGTAAATATAAGTACTAAAAGCATTAGTGTAAATATCATTGATATCATCATTACTTTTAAAAATGATCTTGTTTCAGGCGAATAGAATGCTGCGTTCATTCCCTTTATAAGTGCTTTAACCGCTCTAGAAAAAGTCCACATAGTCAAACAAAAGCTGACTATCATATAATGTGTATTCCTTTTTTCTACAGCAGATTTTATAACCAAATCCACAAATCCTATTGCTTTTACAGGTACAACTTGCTCTATCATATCTACATACTTTGTAATTTGTAATACTGGTACATACGCAACAGTAGATACTGTAAACATTAAAAATGGAAATATTGACATTGTAAGGAAGAATGCTACCTCTGCTGCCTTAGAGCTAAGTCTGCTGTAATTCAACTTTGCAAATAGATGATTTATTTTTTTTCTATCTATCATAGATAACCTCTCCATTCAATTTTAGGCTAACCCCATAACTTCTCTGAAGTCCATTACACCTGTAGTTACCTCACTTCTATCAAAACCAGCCTCAGCTAGTTCTTCATCAGATTTTTCCATAACCATAGTGTAGAATTCAATAGCTATGTACTGTAAATTTTCTGTAGGGTTGTTTTCTGCCCTATCAAAAAGAAACTCCTCAGCTTCGTTTATTTTATTTTCAAACACCAGTCTTTTTAACGTTATAAGGAATATTTCTTCATCTGGATTATATACAACATCCATATCTACATAGTCGCTGTATTTTTTTCCAAGTAGCATCTTAGCTATCTGTTTTTTTATAGTATTTATAACCTCGTCTATTATCGGCATTTTTATCACCTCATTTTATATTATAATTTTAAAAAGATAAAGTTGATTGCATAACGCAATCAACTTTATTTATTCTTTTTATTATATTGTATCTTTTATCCGTTATATAGTCTATATCTTTTTTAAGAGTTATTCTATTACGGATATTATTAATCTACTGATTTTAGAGATTCAACCATTTCAACCTTCTTTAGTTTTTTATTCATTACAAGGTTTACTATTATTCCCATTACTATAGTAAGTACAAATGCCGCTACATAGCTCAATGGGTTTATAAGTCGTCCAAACATCATATTTTCAACTTCTACTGTTACCATTATAAACTGATGAAGGATTACCCCAAGTCCAAGTCCTAGAGTAGCACCTATAAATGTAAGAATTACATTTTCTCTATAGATGTATGCTGAAACCTCTTTATCATAGAATCCAAGTACTTTTATAGTGGCAATTTCTCTAATTCTT harbors:
- a CDS encoding CD0519/CD1768 family membrane protein, with the translated sequence MDYQKGRDKMEAAEGKKRVKAVSTETFVFLAVLLIVFGGIGRVMGVGLMFKTMMATAHDLLLQTVFLIMALAVLAGALSALLSEFGVISLINKIFAPIMKPVYGLPGASITGAVATYLSDNPAIISFAKDKSFTQYFKKYQTPALCNLGTAFGMGLIVTTFMMAQGDEFMLPALIGNLGAIIGSIISVRLMLIQTKKYYGEHANDQVGDVLSDGEGEFREIREGNLFQRVLDAMLEGGKLGVDMGMAIIPGVLIVCTGVMMLTFGPSADGTYTGAAYEGIRLLPLIGEKIKFIIEPLFGFKSAEAIAFPITSLGAVGAAMSLVPEFIKTGVVTPNDIAVFTAMGMCWSGYLSTHIGMMDALDARPLASKAILSHTVGGLCAGISAHLIFMLVG
- the gap gene encoding type I glyceraldehyde-3-phosphate dehydrogenase, giving the protein MSIKVGLNGFGRIGRAVLRLAQTEFGDDIEIVALNARANTETLVHLFKYDSCYGKFNGEASAVGENVMQVNGKEIKIFRCNDPEDIPWGELGVDIVVESTGIFKDREKASKHIKAGAKKVIITAPGKNEDVTIVMGVNEEDYDPANHHIISNASCTTNCLAPFAKVLDDKFGIEKGLMTTVHAYTNDQRILDKTHKDLRRARAAGESIIPTTTGAAKAVSKVLPQLEGKLNGFALRVPTPTVSLVDLVCELKKPATVEEINAAFKEASEGSMKGILGYSEEPLVSVDYKGDERSSIVDGLSTLSMGDKMFKILSWYDNEWGYSARTVDLVKYVAKSL
- a CDS encoding YitT family protein, which translates into the protein MYDRRSLKDISLILIGSTILAFGVYNFYYLNSITEGGVLGIILLLKNIFGFDVSVAGAILDIALLIMGFKMFGKKFFIYSVGASVGFSVLYDIFETVGPLVPQMGMFTSAVLGGLSVGIGCGIMMRVGCASGGDDALAMIISKVTSLKLSTVYLITDGIVLLLSVSYIPAVQLVYSIVAVLISGKTIDFIYGLGRNRSVEVEKTNVPAGVHAV
- a CDS encoding YihY/virulence factor BrkB family protein; this translates as MIDRKKINHLFAKLNYSRLSSKAAEVAFFLTMSIFPFLMFTVSTVAYVPVLQITKYVDMIEQVVPVKAIGFVDLVIKSAVEKRNTHYMIVSFCLTMWTFSRAVKALIKGMNAAFYSPETRSFLKVMMISMIFTLMLLVLIFTSMILLVYGEKIGVVIFSYLGFDKVFFNLWNITRYAVGTVATIIVFTLLYKYTPNINLSAKRVAPGAIFATFGWFLMSYLYSYYTNNFSNYSAIYGSFREIIVLLTWLYFSSWVIVIGYEINARLYRRRKRRLEIQSE
- a CDS encoding DUF6483 family protein — protein: MPIIDEVINTIKKQIAKMLLGKKYSDYVDMDVVYNPDEEIFLITLKRLVFENKINEAEEFLFDRAENNPTENLQYIAIEFYTMVMEKSDEELAEAGFDRSEVTTGVMDFREVMGLA